A DNA window from Microcystis aeruginosa NIES-843 contains the following coding sequences:
- a CDS encoding thylakoid membrane photosystem I accumulation factor yields MKSRYRLRLQICLVFLIVALTSLSPWLTPGAYAGIDDDRLDGNIFVVYAGNGSLVPPRLNLAETFQRKIPAIIVYYLDDSSDCKQFAAIVSRFQEFYGRAASIIPVTVDSIPLKSSYRPDEPGYYYRGGVPQTVVLDQQGKVVYDGLGNVKYEDVDDVLRKVFELLPRSESVELKRRSFNEFNAELR; encoded by the coding sequence ATGAAATCTCGTTATCGGCTGCGTCTTCAGATCTGTCTTGTCTTTCTTATTGTTGCTCTGACGAGTTTGTCTCCTTGGCTAACCCCTGGCGCCTATGCGGGGATCGATGATGATCGCCTTGATGGTAATATTTTTGTGGTCTATGCGGGTAATGGTTCCCTCGTACCACCGCGTTTAAATTTAGCGGAAACTTTTCAACGGAAAATTCCGGCTATTATTGTCTATTATCTGGATGATAGTAGTGATTGTAAGCAATTTGCGGCGATTGTCTCCCGTTTTCAAGAGTTTTACGGTCGCGCCGCCAGTATTATCCCCGTTACTGTCGATTCTATCCCCTTAAAGTCTTCCTATCGTCCCGATGAACCGGGTTACTATTATCGCGGTGGGGTTCCCCAAACGGTGGTTTTAGACCAACAAGGTAAAGTGGTTTATGATGGTTTGGGCAATGTTAAATATGAAGATGTGGATGATGTCTTAAGAAAGGTTTTTGAGCTTCTGCCTCGATCAGAATCGGTAGAGTTAAAAAGACGCTCTTTTAACGAGTTTAACGCTGAATTGCGCTAG
- a CDS encoding J domain-containing protein — protein MTFERDNSQTTSRVIAANSRFADTYYAILGLHPSASVIEVRRAYRELSKRYHPDTTELSPEVATVKFQRLNEAYATLSNPDRRSLYDLQIGYSRWNVIQTIPDSDEPIANRSAYLDPTDRPLSSGEIFALFILALTLLGCLLVAVIIAMLRGENAVTVAQLFLI, from the coding sequence GTGACCTTCGAGCGCGATAATTCCCAAACCACCTCGCGAGTCATTGCCGCTAACTCGCGCTTTGCCGATACTTATTATGCCATTCTAGGACTACATCCGAGTGCCTCGGTGATCGAAGTGCGACGCGCCTATCGAGAACTAAGTAAACGATACCACCCCGATACTACCGAACTCAGCCCCGAAGTGGCAACGGTTAAATTCCAGCGTCTTAACGAAGCTTATGCCACCCTGAGTAATCCCGATCGCCGTTCCCTGTATGATTTACAGATAGGTTACTCGCGCTGGAATGTCATCCAAACTATCCCGGATAGCGATGAACCCATAGCTAATCGTAGCGCCTATCTCGATCCGACCGATCGTCCCCTATCTTCGGGAGAGATTTTTGCTTTGTTTATCTTGGCACTCACCCTGCTCGGCTGCTTGTTAGTAGCGGTGATTATTGCTATGCTTCGAGGAGAGAATGCCGTCACTGTAGCCCAATTATTTTTGATTTAG
- a CDS encoding DUF3143 domain-containing protein, translating into MKIPTADTPLYNHPLPAIEAWLVKLGCRKNTENIHCWIVEKPTWKAEICLDIEEITVRYFRAANDGSDINRAFKYSLSRQDIESAVFSGP; encoded by the coding sequence ATGAAGATTCCCACTGCTGATACTCCCCTCTATAATCATCCCTTACCGGCGATCGAAGCATGGCTAGTTAAATTAGGTTGTCGGAAAAATACCGAGAATATCCACTGTTGGATCGTCGAAAAACCAACATGGAAAGCGGAAATCTGCCTCGATATCGAAGAAATCACCGTTCGTTACTTTCGGGCAGCCAATGACGGCAGTGACATCAATCGCGCTTTTAAATACTCCCTTAGTCGCCAAGATATAGAATCGGCGGTTTTTTCTGGTCCCTAA